AATAGCGATCGCCCACATTGGCTCCTATAACCCAGAACTAGCGCAAAAACTAACAGCCCAAGTGCAAGTGATCGCTGCCGCTGCCCCGACTGCCGAACCGGATGACCTGAATGCCATTGTCTCCCGCGTCGTCGATTACCTCCAAACCAGCCAATTAGATATCAGCAAGCTAGATATTTGTACTCATCACAAAGCACTAGACCACAACTTAATTTCTAATGAATTACAAGCCTTCCTCCGGTTGGCTCAACTCATCGATCTAGCTGACACTGGCAACCCGATGGCAGCAACTGAAGTAGCAGCTTTGGCAGAAACAATCGGGCAGTTGTTGGATCTACCAGCTTGGCAGTTGAAGCGACTACACCTAGCAGGACTACTCCACCGGATTGCTCCGTTGTCAGTTAATGTCCAGTATGGAGAAGCACCCAGCTGTCCCTTAGTACCAGCAGCACAGGTATTGCGAACCATGCCACGCCTGCGAGCGATCGCTCAGATCGTTAACCACTTAACTGAGTGGTGGAACGGTAGCGGTCAACCAGCGGGATTAGTCGGAGAGGAAATTCCCTTAGAATCAAGAATTTTAGGATTGGTTACAGCGTTCCAACAACGTGTCGCTCAGCTAGCACACTCCCCAACAGGAGAGAAGATAGCGGACACATTTACTCAAGCGTTGACTGAGTGTAGGAAAGAGCAGGGTCGCTGGGAACCTAGGCTAGTTGACACCCTGGAACTTCTAGTTATGGGCATGCAACAGGGCTTGAGTCTGCCAATTACACCACTTAAAATCAGTGGTGGGCTGTGGTTGATTGATGCTCAGATAGATGAGGAACCAGGAGCGCGGGACGCCGGACGCGGGGAGATTAGGAGCGCAAAAAGCTGATAGCTTTGTAAAATTGACTCCTCTGAGAGGAAAGTAGCTGTGGATGTAGTTGTGGACATTGAAGCCATTCGGGCGGGGAAACTCAAACAATTGCCAGGAGCAAACTTAGAAGATGAAGACCTCTCAGGGACTGAGCTTTGTGGCGTCAATCTAGCTGGCGCAACGTTAGTCGGTGCGAATTTGTCTGGTTCTAAATTAGAAAGAGCGCGTTTAGACGGAGCCAATCTCCTCGGTACTCAGCTGCTAGGTGCTGATTTACGGGCAACTTTAGTGGGAGC
This window of the Chroococcidiopsis sp. CCMEE 29 genome carries:
- a CDS encoding DICT sensory domain-containing protein; this encodes MLEGSILQQLATAHPDENRPLNFGVYYKNTLVALCHALEDCILAANSQPLVIAAFQRGKWYLQEAERYSQLAHKSQQVAIMAAPDTGFAEHATSQLPNVSLVGLDQNDPVAQEWHLMILSPTYTAMVLCQELSAEDYGVAGKPTADLERKFYGFWTFEPELVQEAVEIAIAHIGSYNPELAQKLTAQVQVIAAAAPTAEPDDLNAIVSRVVDYLQTSQLDISKLDICTHHKALDHNLISNELQAFLRLAQLIDLADTGNPMAATEVAALAETIGQLLDLPAWQLKRLHLAGLLHRIAPLSVNVQYGEAPSCPLVPAAQVLRTMPRLRAIAQIVNHLTEWWNGSGQPAGLVGEEIPLESRILGLVTAFQQRVAQLAHSPTGEKIADTFTQALTECRKEQGRWEPRLVDTLELLVMGMQQGLSLPITPLKISGGLWLIDAQIDEEPGARDAGRGEIRSAKS